In one Alnus glutinosa chromosome 12, dhAlnGlut1.1, whole genome shotgun sequence genomic region, the following are encoded:
- the LOC133852743 gene encoding uncharacterized protein LOC133852743 — MEQDQSDATEDVIPIAHAINNADEKKKRGATHLLKATSFALRRDKKPKPVHVEVESKGMWKRLVGSMLHSNQSSPTVEHHLDDTVPSSVSQSGASSSACSEASVSRYASAVNLEELDRGSEDNDCDDHEAYNDCGGGDEMIDVKADMFIARFYEQMKLQRMDSVDRRYHEMNKRSIG, encoded by the coding sequence ATGGAACAAGATCAATCAGACGCCACAGAAGACGTCATCCCGATCGCTCATGCTATCAACAATGCGGATGAGAAAAAGAAGCGTGGAGCTACGCACCTTCTCAAAGCAACATCCTTCGCGCTCCGCCGGGACAAGAAACCGAAACCGGTTCATGTGGAGGTGGAGTCCAAGGGCATGTGGAAGCGGCTCGTCGGGTCGATGCTTCACAGCAACCAATCATCCCCAACGGTCGAACACCACCTGGACGATACGGTGCCGTCTTCCGTGTCTCAGTCAGGGGCGAGCTCCTCGGCGTGTTCTGAAGCCAGTGTGAGCCGCTATGCGTCCGCGGTTAACCTCGAGGAGCTTGACCGGGGGAGCGAGGATAACGATTGCGATGATCATGAGGCTTACAACGATTGCGGTGGCGGGGACGAGATGATCGACGTGAAGGCTGACATGTTCATTGCTCGGTTCTATGAACAAATGAAGCTCCAACGCATGGACTCGGTTGATCGTCGCTACCATGAGATGAATAAGAGGTCGATAGGTTGA